One genomic window of Halovivax cerinus includes the following:
- a CDS encoding ABC transporter ATP-binding protein, giving the protein MTESVKFGGDTDPPTGGPRDAPSAEPSDEQSDERRGPIDDEVNSATDAETEHESAQANTIVEARNLTKTYGSGADAVTAVDGVDLDVEPGTAVGVLGPNGAGKTTTIKLLLGLVLPDSGEALIDGVNVLDSPRRGYRAVAAMLEGARNVYWRLTVRENVRYFARLGDRPADTDRIDALIEQVGLSDKADTTVNELSRGMKQKASLACTLVRDTPVVFLDEPTLGLDVESSLELRRELRTLVDEEERTVILSSHDMDVIEAVCDRVVIMNDGRVVADDPIDELLSVFRTQAYRVRLDGTLSVETKTALESDVGATDWVEGGATTRFDARTVRGEQFHDLLATIRDSRATFRSVDLLEPDLEEIFLEITDGGGEDR; this is encoded by the coding sequence ATGACCGAATCAGTGAAATTCGGGGGTGACACGGACCCGCCCACGGGCGGTCCACGCGACGCGCCGTCGGCGGAGCCGAGCGACGAGCAGTCCGACGAACGGCGCGGTCCGATCGATGACGAAGTAAACTCGGCGACCGACGCTGAGACCGAACACGAATCAGCGCAGGCGAACACCATCGTCGAGGCCCGGAACCTCACCAAGACGTACGGGAGCGGCGCGGACGCGGTGACGGCAGTCGACGGGGTCGACCTCGACGTCGAGCCCGGGACCGCCGTCGGGGTGCTCGGACCGAACGGCGCGGGCAAGACCACGACGATCAAACTCCTACTGGGACTGGTCCTGCCGGACTCTGGTGAGGCACTGATCGACGGCGTGAACGTCCTCGACTCCCCCAGGAGAGGGTATCGCGCTGTCGCGGCAATGCTCGAGGGTGCGAGGAACGTCTACTGGCGACTCACGGTGCGAGAGAACGTCCGGTACTTCGCTCGGCTCGGCGACCGGCCGGCCGACACGGACCGCATCGACGCGCTAATCGAGCAGGTCGGCCTGTCCGATAAGGCCGACACGACGGTCAACGAGCTCTCTCGCGGGATGAAGCAGAAGGCGTCGCTGGCCTGCACGCTCGTCCGCGACACCCCGGTCGTCTTTCTCGACGAGCCCACCCTCGGCCTGGACGTCGAGAGTTCGCTCGAACTGCGCCGGGAGCTTCGGACGCTCGTCGACGAGGAAGAGCGGACGGTGATCCTCTCGAGTCACGACATGGACGTCATCGAGGCCGTCTGCGATCGGGTCGTGATCATGAACGACGGACGGGTCGTGGCCGACGATCCGATCGACGAGCTCCTCTCGGTGTTTCGCACACAAGCGTACCGGGTCCGCCTCGACGGGACGCTCTCGGTCGAGACGAAAACCGCGCTCGAATCCGACGTCGGCGCGACCGACTGGGTCGAAGGAGGCGCAACGACGCGATTCGACGCACGTACCGTTCGCGGCGAGCAATTCCACGACTTGCTCGCGACGATTCGTGACTCGCGGGCGACGTTTCGGTCGGTCGATCTGTTAGAACCCGATCTCGAGGAGATCTTTCTCGAAATTACCGATGGCGGTGGTGAGGATCGATGA
- a CDS encoding acyl-CoA mutase large subunit family protein, with the protein MYDEEELSEIREAESRWESETLEPVLDRFGERKDRFASVSNLEVDRLYTPDDVADIDFDDDLGFPGEEPYTRGPYPTMYRGRTWTMRQFAGFGTAEETNERFHYLIEQGQTGLSTAFDMPSLMGIDSDHRMSQGEVGKEGVAVDTLRDMEILFDGIDLDEVSTSFTINPSAPVIYAMYVALADQQGVPREEIRGTLQNDMFKEFIAQKEWKIPPEPSLSLVTDVVEFSAQETPKFHPISVSGYHIREAGSTAVQELAFTLADGFGYVEDAMDRGLDVDDFAPRLSFFFNCHNSFFEEVAKFRAARRIYARVMDEWYDAEKAESKRLKFHTQTAGQSLTAQQPLNNVVRVTIQALAGVMGGTQSLHTNSFDEALALPSEDAVRVALRTQQIIAEESGVADIVDPLGGSFAVESLTNEVEEDAMAYIEEIKDLGDGSVRDGILRGIDDGYFLREIQESSYEYQERVERGEEVVVGVNEYTLEEDTSPDLLHVDEAATSERQLGRLAEVKDERDDDAVEETLDELCDAVDRGENTLPYIVDAVKAYATMGEIMQIFEDVHGSYTEQIGLA; encoded by the coding sequence ATGTACGACGAGGAGGAGCTCTCGGAGATACGGGAGGCCGAGTCCCGGTGGGAATCCGAGACGCTAGAGCCCGTGCTCGATCGATTTGGCGAGCGAAAGGATCGCTTCGCGTCGGTCTCGAACCTCGAGGTCGATCGGCTCTACACGCCCGACGACGTGGCCGATATCGACTTCGACGACGACCTCGGCTTTCCCGGCGAGGAGCCCTACACGCGCGGACCGTACCCGACGATGTACCGCGGGCGCACGTGGACGATGCGCCAGTTCGCCGGTTTCGGTACCGCAGAGGAGACCAACGAGCGCTTTCACTACCTGATCGAGCAAGGCCAGACCGGCCTCTCGACGGCGTTCGACATGCCGTCGCTGATGGGGATCGACTCCGACCACCGGATGAGCCAGGGCGAGGTCGGCAAGGAGGGCGTCGCGGTCGACACCCTGCGTGACATGGAGATCCTCTTCGACGGGATCGACCTGGACGAGGTCTCCACGAGCTTTACGATCAACCCCTCCGCACCGGTCATCTACGCGATGTACGTCGCGCTGGCGGACCAGCAGGGCGTCCCGCGCGAGGAGATCCGTGGCACCCTCCAGAACGACATGTTCAAGGAGTTCATCGCCCAGAAGGAGTGGAAGATCCCCCCGGAACCCTCGCTCTCTCTCGTCACCGACGTCGTCGAGTTCAGCGCCCAGGAGACGCCGAAGTTCCACCCGATCTCCGTCTCGGGCTATCACATCCGCGAGGCCGGCTCGACGGCGGTGCAGGAACTGGCCTTCACGTTGGCAGACGGCTTCGGATACGTCGAGGACGCGATGGATCGCGGGCTCGACGTCGACGACTTCGCGCCGCGACTCTCCTTCTTCTTCAACTGTCACAACTCCTTCTTCGAGGAGGTCGCGAAGTTCCGGGCCGCCCGGCGCATCTACGCCCGCGTGATGGACGAGTGGTACGATGCCGAGAAAGCGGAGTCGAAGCGCCTGAAGTTCCACACCCAGACCGCGGGCCAGTCGCTGACCGCCCAGCAGCCGCTCAACAACGTCGTCCGCGTGACGATCCAGGCCCTGGCCGGCGTCATGGGCGGCACGCAGAGCCTTCACACCAACAGCTTCGACGAGGCGCTGGCCCTGCCGAGCGAGGACGCCGTCCGCGTCGCGCTGCGCACCCAGCAGATCATCGCCGAGGAGTCCGGCGTCGCCGACATCGTCGACCCGCTCGGCGGCTCCTTCGCCGTCGAGAGCCTCACGAACGAGGTCGAGGAAGACGCGATGGCCTACATCGAGGAGATCAAAGACCTCGGCGACGGGTCGGTTCGCGACGGCATCCTTCGGGGCATCGACGACGGCTACTTCCTCCGAGAGATCCAGGAATCCTCATACGAGTACCAGGAACGCGTCGAACGCGGCGAGGAGGTCGTGGTCGGTGTCAACGAGTACACCCTCGAAGAGGACACCAGTCCCGATCTCCTCCACGTCGACGAAGCGGCCACCTCGGAGCGCCAGCTCGGCCGCCTCGCCGAGGTCAAAGACGAACGCGACGACGACGCCGTCGAGGAGACGCTCGACGAACTTTGCGACGCCGTCGACCGCGGCGAGAACACGCTGCCGTACATCGTCGACGCCGTGAAAGCCTACGCGACGATGGGCGAGATCATGCAGATCTTCGAGGACGTCCACGGCTCCTACACCGAACAGATCGGCCTGGCCTGA
- a CDS encoding ABC transporter permease yields the protein MRGASTGERSRPVRGTNGRSRVRSLRRLLAAVVEKQVALLTRYWINTVTMLVTTYVFFALIFYGGQAVAGPAIEDSLDGIVVGFFLFTATLAAFFGTAQNVQREAQWGTLEQLFMSPHGIGRVMAVKSVWNVGFSIVVALALLVVMLVTTGRDLTVDVVTVSVVTTLAVSSVLGIGFVFAGLSLLYKRIENVQQLMQFAFIGLIAAPVADLPWVVGLLPLSTGSGMLQTAMGDGRTLLAFSTGDLAMLVGTGIAYPLLGYLVFRLCVRRARRLGVMGHY from the coding sequence ATGCGAGGAGCGTCGACCGGTGAGAGGAGCCGACCCGTCCGCGGGACGAACGGCCGTTCGCGTGTCCGCTCCCTCCGGCGTCTCCTCGCGGCCGTCGTCGAGAAACAGGTGGCCCTCCTCACACGCTACTGGATCAACACCGTGACGATGCTCGTCACCACGTACGTCTTCTTCGCGCTCATCTTCTACGGCGGGCAGGCCGTGGCCGGACCGGCGATCGAGGACTCGCTCGACGGCATCGTCGTCGGCTTCTTCCTCTTTACGGCGACGCTCGCGGCGTTCTTCGGAACGGCCCAGAACGTCCAGCGCGAGGCACAGTGGGGGACGCTCGAACAACTGTTCATGTCCCCACACGGCATCGGACGCGTGATGGCGGTCAAGTCCGTCTGGAACGTGGGCTTCAGCATCGTCGTGGCGCTCGCGCTGCTGGTCGTCATGCTGGTGACGACCGGGCGAGACCTGACAGTGGACGTCGTGACCGTCTCGGTCGTGACGACGCTGGCCGTCAGCTCGGTCCTCGGTATCGGCTTCGTCTTCGCCGGCCTCTCACTGCTCTACAAGCGCATCGAGAACGTCCAGCAGCTGATGCAATTCGCCTTCATCGGCCTCATCGCCGCCCCGGTCGCCGACCTGCCGTGGGTGGTCGGTCTCCTTCCCCTCTCGACGGGGAGCGGGATGTTGCAGACGGCCATGGGCGACGGCCGGACCCTGCTGGCGTTCTCGACCGGTGACCTCGCGATGCTCGTCGGTACGGGGATCGCGTACCCGCTCCTGGGCTACCTCGTCTTCCGGTTGTGCGTGCGCCGAGCGCGTCGACTCGGCGTGATGGGCCACTACTGA
- a CDS encoding DHH family phosphoesterase encodes MGRRLVLGCGDVGERLVETLRAGSASIHCLTGNRRTAERLRDRGVPATVADPTDPDALAGLDVPTSVVVAGDRGDENLTATVLARERFPNARLVAYTGPAPTREAIDRFRDVADDVIEPTEAIADRVLAAGANPEVALARRLRRTLTAIDGRLAVVTHDNPDPDAIASAVALVDLAASVDVEADACYYGEISHQENRAMINVLDLDLTLCERPEAIENYDAVALVDHSRPGINDGLPVDMDVDIVIDHHPPRGPIAGAFVDIRHEAGATSTVLTEYVDRFGVPFDRTTATALLFGIRIDTNDFTRETSALDFRAAATLNPHVDRSLLDRIEQPTVDGETLDTVARTIKNRHTYGDVVVSSAGQIASRDSLPQAADRLLSMEGIETTLVYGFMDEMVFLSARSRDDELDLGEVVRDAFEPIGNAGGHADMAGAQLEIGVLGSGDPDDEDDGAPDHTAVILSAVEDVVENRFIEAIDSLPDAPTGGYTRESELLFDPARTGVVAGPDEGEGST; translated from the coding sequence ATGGGTCGTCGACTCGTGCTCGGCTGTGGCGACGTCGGGGAGCGTCTCGTCGAGACGTTGCGGGCCGGGTCGGCGTCGATTCACTGTCTCACCGGCAATCGACGAACCGCAGAGCGCCTCAGGGACCGCGGCGTGCCGGCGACGGTGGCCGATCCGACGGATCCGGACGCGCTCGCGGGCCTGGACGTACCGACGTCGGTCGTCGTCGCCGGTGACCGCGGAGACGAAAACCTGACGGCGACCGTGCTCGCTCGCGAACGCTTTCCGAACGCGCGTCTCGTCGCATACACCGGACCGGCGCCCACGAGGGAGGCGATCGACCGGTTTCGCGACGTCGCCGACGACGTGATCGAACCGACGGAGGCGATCGCAGACCGCGTCCTCGCGGCGGGTGCGAATCCCGAAGTGGCGCTCGCCAGGCGGCTACGCCGGACACTCACGGCGATCGACGGTCGCCTCGCCGTCGTGACGCACGACAATCCGGATCCGGACGCCATCGCGAGTGCGGTCGCCCTCGTCGACCTGGCGGCGTCGGTCGACGTCGAGGCCGACGCCTGTTACTACGGCGAGATCTCCCACCAGGAGAACCGGGCGATGATCAACGTTCTGGATCTCGATCTGACGCTGTGTGAGCGCCCCGAGGCGATCGAAAACTACGACGCGGTCGCGCTGGTCGATCACTCCCGACCCGGAATCAACGACGGGCTCCCCGTCGATATGGACGTAGACATCGTCATCGACCACCACCCGCCACGCGGCCCGATCGCGGGTGCGTTCGTCGACATTCGTCACGAGGCGGGGGCGACGAGTACGGTCCTGACCGAGTACGTCGATCGGTTCGGTGTGCCGTTCGATCGGACGACCGCGACGGCGCTCCTGTTCGGCATCAGAATAGATACGAACGACTTCACGCGGGAGACCTCGGCCCTCGACTTTCGCGCGGCGGCGACGCTCAATCCACACGTCGACCGATCCCTGCTCGATCGAATCGAGCAGCCGACGGTCGACGGTGAGACGCTCGATACGGTCGCCCGCACGATCAAGAACCGCCACACGTACGGCGACGTCGTCGTCTCGAGTGCGGGGCAGATCGCGAGTCGTGACTCCTTACCCCAGGCCGCGGATCGGCTGCTCTCGATGGAGGGCATCGAGACGACGCTCGTCTACGGATTCATGGACGAGATGGTCTTCCTCTCGGCGCGCTCCCGGGACGACGAGCTTGACCTCGGCGAGGTCGTCAGGGACGCATTCGAACCCATCGGTAACGCCGGCGGGCACGCAGACATGGCCGGTGCGCAACTCGAGATCGGCGTCCTCGGAAGCGGCGATCCCGACGACGAAGACGATGGCGCACCGGATCACACGGCCGTCATCCTCTCGGCCGTCGAGGACGTCGTCGAGAACCGATTCATCGAGGCGATCGATTCGCTCCCGGACGCACCGACGGGCGGCTACACGCGCGAGAGTGAGTTGTTGTTCGACCCGGCCCGTACCGGCGTCGTGGCGGGACCCGACGAGGGTGAGGGGTCGACCTGA
- a CDS encoding CBS pair associated ParBc domain-containing protein, with protein sequence MEEAWRGTKPQVGDYMTQDVATVPPDATVETVAVRIAESDNHSGYPVCDRRRVEGFVSARDLLLADDDEPIWKVMSTDLIVAHPEMKVTDAARVILRSGIQKLPVVDDAGTLVGIISNADVIRSQIERATPEKVGKLVRTLENIHGVDFERTRRTVSLDELVPTQGRVYADELEGRRYELEHGLAEPLVVIDNAGATLLADGHHRVLAADRQGIDEMDAYVIETGEPLDLGMARTAQKEDLTSIDDIEVVDYARHPLVETTKRLQSESE encoded by the coding sequence ATGGAGGAGGCGTGGCGAGGGACCAAGCCCCAGGTCGGCGATTACATGACGCAGGACGTCGCGACGGTTCCCCCGGACGCGACGGTGGAGACGGTCGCCGTCCGCATCGCGGAGAGCGACAATCACAGCGGGTATCCGGTCTGCGATCGCCGTCGCGTCGAGGGGTTCGTCAGCGCGCGCGATCTGTTACTGGCGGATGACGACGAACCCATCTGGAAGGTGATGTCGACCGACCTCATCGTCGCCCACCCCGAGATGAAGGTGACCGACGCGGCCCGCGTCATCCTTCGATCGGGCATCCAGAAGCTGCCGGTGGTCGACGACGCGGGTACTCTCGTCGGCATCATCTCGAACGCCGACGTCATTCGCAGTCAGATCGAACGGGCGACGCCAGAGAAGGTGGGCAAACTCGTCAGAACACTCGAGAACATCCACGGTGTCGACTTCGAACGAACGCGACGGACGGTCTCGCTCGACGAACTCGTCCCTACGCAGGGGCGCGTCTACGCTGACGAACTAGAGGGGCGTCGCTACGAGCTGGAACACGGGCTGGCGGAACCACTCGTCGTCATCGACAACGCCGGCGCCACGCTGCTCGCCGACGGTCACCACCGCGTCCTGGCTGCGGATCGACAGGGTATCGACGAGATGGACGCCTACGTCATCGAGACCGGCGAGCCGCTCGACCTCGGCATGGCCAGAACCGCCCAGAAGGAGGACCTCACCTCGATCGACGACATCGAAGTCGTGGACTACGCCCGCCACCCGCTCGTCGAGACGACGAAGCGGCTGCAGTCCGAGAGCGAGTGA
- a CDS encoding NADH-quinone oxidoreductase subunit N, whose amino-acid sequence MEPIQLPDAAALGPALVLAATALVVFGLDSLRPHEPDRGLLAGTTAGGALAALGVGVWFMIAGVGVPEPDGLGAIGLFDDQLVVDQLALFFMLVTAIVTALVAVASYDYMDGHAHQGEYYSLVLLAATGMATMAAANSLVTVFLALELASLPSYALVAILKDNRGSVEAGLKYFLLGALASAIFVYGISLIYGATGVLQLDLVADAIAGETGQNPLTGADHDVSGHDGLLGVGIVLLIAGIAFKTASVPLHFWAPEAYEGAPAPIAAFLSSASKAAGFVVAFRVFVTAFPVEATAGIVGFDWSLAFAVLAVLTMTIGNFAAAVQENVKRMLAYSSIGHAGYALIGLAGVGTSAESLVLGAAFMHLFVYAFMNTGAFTFVALAEYWGVGRTFADYNGLGRRAPIASVALTAFMFSLAGVPPLGGFFSKYFLFTGAIDAGLLVVAGALVINSALSLYYYSRLVKAVWFEEPMTDRGSLAQPVGLYAAILAAAVMTVAVLPGFGPIAESAIDAASAILA is encoded by the coding sequence ATCGAACCGATCCAGCTGCCGGACGCGGCCGCCCTGGGTCCGGCGCTCGTGCTCGCGGCGACCGCGCTCGTCGTCTTCGGGCTCGACAGTCTCCGACCGCACGAGCCTGATCGCGGCCTGCTCGCGGGGACGACCGCAGGCGGCGCACTCGCCGCCCTGGGCGTCGGCGTCTGGTTCATGATCGCCGGCGTCGGCGTCCCCGAACCCGACGGCCTCGGTGCGATCGGGCTCTTCGACGACCAGCTCGTCGTCGATCAGCTCGCACTGTTCTTCATGCTCGTGACGGCGATCGTCACGGCGCTGGTCGCGGTCGCGAGTTACGACTACATGGACGGCCACGCCCACCAGGGCGAGTACTACTCGCTCGTCCTGCTGGCGGCGACCGGCATGGCGACGATGGCGGCGGCCAACAGCCTCGTGACCGTCTTCCTCGCGCTCGAACTGGCCAGCCTGCCCTCGTACGCCCTCGTCGCGATCCTGAAGGACAACCGGGGGAGCGTCGAGGCCGGTCTGAAGTACTTCCTGCTGGGCGCGCTCGCCTCCGCCATCTTCGTCTACGGCATCAGCCTGATCTACGGCGCGACGGGCGTCCTCCAACTCGATCTGGTCGCCGACGCGATCGCAGGCGAGACCGGTCAGAATCCGCTCACTGGCGCCGACCACGACGTGTCCGGTCACGACGGGTTGCTGGGCGTCGGCATCGTCCTCCTGATCGCCGGGATCGCGTTCAAGACCGCGAGCGTTCCGCTTCACTTCTGGGCGCCCGAGGCCTACGAGGGCGCGCCCGCTCCGATCGCGGCCTTCCTCTCGTCGGCCTCGAAGGCGGCCGGATTCGTGGTCGCGTTCCGCGTCTTCGTAACCGCGTTCCCCGTCGAAGCGACGGCGGGCATCGTCGGCTTCGACTGGTCGCTCGCGTTCGCCGTCCTCGCGGTCCTGACGATGACGATCGGCAACTTCGCCGCGGCCGTCCAGGAGAACGTAAAGCGGATGCTCGCGTACTCCTCGATCGGCCACGCGGGCTACGCGCTCATCGGCCTGGCGGGCGTCGGGACGAGCGCCGAGTCGCTCGTCCTCGGCGCGGCGTTCATGCACCTCTTCGTCTACGCGTTCATGAATACGGGCGCGTTCACGTTCGTCGCGCTCGCGGAGTACTGGGGCGTCGGCCGGACGTTCGCCGACTACAACGGGCTCGGCCGACGTGCACCGATCGCCTCCGTCGCGCTGACGGCGTTCATGTTCAGCCTCGCAGGGGTACCACCGCTCGGCGGATTCTTCAGCAAGTACTTCCTCTTCACGGGGGCGATCGACGCCGGCTTGCTCGTCGTCGCCGGCGCGCTGGTGATAAACAGCGCGCTCTCGCTGTACTACTACTCGCGGCTGGTCAAGGCCGTCTGGTTCGAAGAGCCGATGACTGACCGCGGCTCGCTCGCCCAGCCCGTCGGACTCTACGCGGCGATCCTCGCGGCGGCCGTGATGACAGTCGCCGTCCTTCCCGGTTTCGGCCCGATCGCCGAATCGGCGATCGACGCGGCCAGTGCGATTTTGGCCTGA
- a CDS encoding helix-turn-helix domain-containing protein — MESPDGVDAFDVLADPTRWQIVSELAKHRRDTWRPVGLGFADLRKAIGVRDAGLFNYHLSKLTDRFVHKIDDEYVLTNEGLSLVGRVLSGAYDPATVTRRESTSHVCPRCEETLVAIYEHGYVRLRCPTHDDLVGTILSKRPVRDRPIDEVVEVAGRSVRSQLHDAKAGLCPHCRGRTVSSLLDEPPSYPNRDLDDLERSEAFVGVDCTDCGFHFAWPATVYVVDHPATVAFRHELGDDQSGLPYLGTSLERVTSWRIPVSDGSLDSPSPSAAEIGPGVPAVDPPEGAGAVVELVAEDDSLRLWLRADASVLDTHLES; from the coding sequence ATGGAGTCGCCTGATGGGGTCGACGCGTTCGACGTGCTCGCCGATCCCACCCGGTGGCAGATCGTCTCTGAACTCGCGAAACACCGTCGCGACACCTGGCGGCCGGTCGGCCTCGGGTTCGCGGACCTTCGCAAGGCAATCGGCGTACGGGATGCTGGTCTATTCAACTACCACCTGTCGAAGCTCACCGACCGGTTCGTCCACAAGATCGACGACGAGTACGTACTCACCAACGAAGGACTGTCCCTCGTTGGACGCGTTCTCTCGGGCGCCTACGACCCGGCCACCGTGACGCGGAGAGAGAGTACGTCGCACGTCTGTCCGCGGTGTGAGGAGACCCTCGTCGCGATATACGAACACGGGTACGTCCGACTCAGGTGTCCGACGCACGACGACCTCGTCGGGACGATCCTGTCGAAACGGCCCGTTCGTGACCGCCCGATCGACGAGGTCGTCGAGGTAGCCGGTCGATCCGTTCGGTCGCAACTCCACGACGCGAAAGCCGGACTCTGTCCGCACTGTCGCGGCCGGACCGTGTCGTCACTCCTGGACGAGCCGCCGTCGTACCCGAACCGCGACCTCGACGATCTCGAACGCAGTGAGGCGTTCGTCGGCGTCGACTGTACCGACTGTGGGTTTCACTTCGCCTGGCCCGCGACCGTCTACGTCGTCGATCATCCTGCAACAGTGGCGTTCCGACACGAACTCGGTGACGATCAGTCCGGACTGCCGTACCTCGGGACGTCACTGGAGCGCGTCACCAGCTGGCGGATACCCGTCTCCGACGGTTCGCTGGATTCACCGTCGCCATCAGCTGCCGAGATCGGTCCGGGCGTACCGGCGGTCGACCCGCCTGAGGGGGCAGGGGCGGTCGTCGAGCTGGTCGCCGAGGACGACTCCCTGCGACTCTGGTTACGAGCTGATGCGTCCGTCCTCGACACCCACCTGGAGTCGTAA
- a CDS encoding MOSC domain-containing protein translates to MARLERVRVYPVKALDGIDVESSRVTPGGTLEADREFALYDTDGAVVNGKRTPAVHDLRTAFDPDTYELTVECPDGRGETVDLDDAVGRRDAAAWFGAYFDREISIERDAETGYVDRRSSGPSVLATATIETVADWFDELTVESVRRRMRANIEIAGVEPFWEDRFVGDDAPTFEIGGVTFEGVEPCGRCVVPQRDPDTGEETPDFRERFVRKRRETVPDWVDETAFDHFYSLMTITRVPESDRGEPLHVGDEVVIVE, encoded by the coding sequence ATGGCTCGCCTCGAACGCGTCCGCGTCTACCCGGTGAAAGCCCTGGACGGGATCGACGTCGAGTCGTCACGAGTGACTCCCGGCGGGACACTCGAGGCGGACCGGGAGTTCGCGTTGTACGATACCGATGGCGCGGTCGTAAACGGGAAACGGACGCCCGCCGTCCACGACCTCCGGACGGCCTTCGACCCCGACACGTACGAACTCACGGTCGAGTGTCCGGACGGACGGGGAGAGACGGTCGACCTCGACGACGCGGTCGGTCGTCGCGACGCCGCGGCGTGGTTCGGCGCGTACTTCGACCGCGAGATCTCGATAGAACGGGACGCCGAGACCGGCTACGTCGACCGACGCTCGAGCGGTCCGTCCGTCCTCGCGACGGCCACGATCGAGACTGTCGCCGACTGGTTCGACGAACTCACCGTCGAGAGCGTCCGGCGACGAATGCGTGCCAATATCGAGATCGCTGGCGTCGAACCCTTCTGGGAGGATCGATTCGTCGGCGACGACGCACCGACGTTCGAAATCGGCGGCGTCACGTTCGAGGGCGTCGAACCCTGTGGCCGGTGCGTCGTTCCACAGCGCGATCCGGACACCGGTGAGGAGACGCCGGACTTTCGCGAGCGATTCGTCCGAAAGCGCCGGGAGACGGTCCCCGACTGGGTCGACGAGACCGCGTTCGACCACTTCTATTCGCTGATGACGATCACGCGCGTTCCCGAGTCGGACCGTGGTGAGCCACTCCACGTCGGCGACGAGGTCGTGATCGTCGAGTAG
- a CDS encoding class I SAM-dependent methyltransferase → MTYDVNESRTGRTEEYGWRDPTPILRDAARRRSPGRALDVATGRGRNAIFLARRGWTVDAIDISRAMLDPARRRADDRGVSVNWILADVDDYCFRPSAYDLVTISFFDTRQRLEAIRNALAPGGVLCYEHHLVTRDARAGPGARYRFQPGELRTAVDDLVVDHYDEDLADRRVELIAHVPSE, encoded by the coding sequence GTGACGTACGACGTGAACGAATCCCGGACTGGCCGCACCGAGGAGTACGGGTGGCGGGATCCGACTCCCATCCTCAGAGACGCCGCTCGGAGGCGGTCGCCGGGACGTGCGCTCGACGTCGCGACAGGTCGAGGTCGCAACGCGATCTTCCTCGCCAGGCGGGGCTGGACGGTCGACGCGATCGACATCTCCCGGGCCATGCTGGATCCCGCCCGGCGTCGTGCGGACGACCGCGGCGTCTCGGTTAACTGGATCCTCGCCGACGTCGACGACTACTGTTTTCGACCGTCGGCGTACGACCTGGTGACGATCAGTTTCTTCGACACCCGTCAGCGACTGGAGGCGATCCGGAATGCGCTCGCTCCCGGCGGGGTTCTCTGTTACGAGCACCACCTGGTCACGCGTGACGCGAGGGCTGGTCCGGGGGCTCGGTATCGCTTCCAACCCGGGGAGTTGCGCACGGCGGTGGACGACCTGGTCGTCGACCACTACGACGAGGATCTCGCCGATCGGCGCGTCGAACTGATCGCACACGTCCCCTCGGAGTGA